One Blastocatellia bacterium DNA window includes the following coding sequences:
- a CDS encoding ABC transporter permease, with protein sequence MKDFGRTLYAFLLRDARIALSYRLQFLFQFVVVVLTVLILYFISQLIRSTPALEEYGGYLPFATVGLAVSSYFQTGFSSFAGAIRNEQMAGTLEALLMTPTRIPVIVIASSVWDFFWATAVAITYLVTAQVLLGIHLQGSWTLALVLLVLTTLIFASLGVISASFVMVFKRGDPIGLVIGSLSTLLGGVFYPVSALPPWVQTISHLLPITYGLQGLRDVLLRGATLAAVWRDLVVLLAFAAVLVPLSLFCFKKAVARAKREGSLLQY encoded by the coding sequence ATGAAGGACTTTGGCCGCACGCTCTATGCCTTCCTCCTGCGCGATGCACGCATCGCGTTGAGCTACCGACTTCAGTTTCTCTTCCAGTTTGTCGTCGTCGTTTTGACCGTCCTCATCCTCTACTTCATCTCCCAGTTGATTCGTTCGACCCCGGCGCTCGAAGAATACGGCGGCTATCTTCCCTTCGCCACCGTCGGGCTGGCGGTATCGTCCTACTTTCAGACGGGGTTCAGTAGTTTCGCCGGAGCCATTCGTAACGAGCAGATGGCGGGAACGCTCGAAGCCTTGCTCATGACGCCGACGCGCATCCCTGTGATCGTGATCGCTTCCTCGGTATGGGACTTTTTCTGGGCCACGGCGGTCGCCATCACGTATCTGGTGACGGCTCAAGTCCTGCTGGGAATTCACCTTCAGGGAAGCTGGACGCTCGCTCTCGTACTGCTCGTTTTGACGACGCTCATCTTCGCCAGTCTGGGTGTGATCTCGGCCAGTTTCGTCATGGTCTTCAAGCGGGGCGATCCGATCGGGCTGGTGATCGGGAGCTTGAGCACGCTGCTTGGGGGCGTGTTCTATCCGGTGAGTGCGCTGCCGCCATGGGTGCAGACGATCTCCCACCTGTTGCCGATCACCTATGGGCTGCAGGGGTTGCGAGACGTGTTGCTGCGGGGAGCGACCCTGGCCGCCGTGTGGCGTGATCTGGTGGTGCTGCTCGCGTTTGCTGCTGTCCTTGTCCCCCTGAGCCTCTTTTGCTTCAAAAAGGCGGTGGCCCGCGCCAAACGTGAGGGTAGCCTGCTTCAGTATTGA
- the sucD gene encoding succinate--CoA ligase subunit alpha has protein sequence MSILVDHNTRVVVQGITGREGTFHTQQMKAYGTKIVAGVTPGKGGMIHEGVPVFNTVEQAVRETGATASVIYVPAAVAADAIMEAADAGIELVVCITEGIPVLDMVKVMAFLEGRPTRLIGPNCPGIISPGKCKIGIMPGHIHREGTVGVVSRSGTLTYEAVWQITERGLGQSTCIGIGGDPIVGTTFVDALRLFEQDEQTEAVVLIGEIGGTAEEEAAAFVRSAMTKPVVGFVAGQTAPPGRRMGHAGAIIAGGQGTAAEKIKAMSEAGIHVVLSPADIGDTVAKILRA, from the coding sequence TTGAGCATCCTGGTTGATCACAACACGCGCGTCGTCGTTCAAGGAATCACCGGTCGAGAAGGAACTTTCCACACGCAGCAGATGAAGGCCTACGGGACGAAGATCGTGGCCGGCGTCACGCCGGGAAAAGGCGGAATGATTCACGAAGGCGTCCCCGTCTTTAACACCGTCGAACAGGCGGTGAGAGAGACGGGCGCGACAGCGAGCGTCATTTACGTTCCCGCCGCTGTGGCTGCCGACGCCATCATGGAAGCAGCCGATGCCGGCATCGAGCTGGTCGTGTGCATCACCGAGGGAATCCCGGTGCTGGACATGGTCAAGGTGATGGCTTTCCTGGAAGGACGCCCCACCCGGCTCATCGGCCCCAACTGTCCGGGCATCATTTCCCCGGGCAAATGCAAGATCGGAATCATGCCCGGCCATATTCATCGAGAAGGCACCGTGGGCGTCGTCTCGCGCAGCGGCACGCTCACCTATGAAGCCGTCTGGCAGATCACCGAGCGGGGGCTCGGCCAGTCCACCTGCATCGGCATCGGAGGGGATCCGATCGTCGGCACGACCTTCGTGGACGCCCTCCGACTCTTCGAGCAGGACGAACAAACCGAGGCTGTCGTTCTCATCGGAGAGATCGGCGGAACGGCGGAGGAAGAAGCCGCCGCCTTCGTTCGTTCGGCCATGACCAAGCCGGTCGTCGGATTCGTCGCCGGTCAGACGGCTCCTCCGGGACGGCGCATGGGTCACGCCGGAGCCATTATCGCCGGTGGCCAGGGAACAGCCGCCGAGAAGATCAAGGCCATGAGCGAGGCCGGCATCCACGTGGTCCTGAGCCCTGCCGACATCGGCGATACCGTCGCGAAAATTCTCCGGGCGTAG
- the ndk gene encoding nucleoside-diphosphate kinase, which yields MIERTLAIIKPDAVAAGHIGDIIRRIEREKFRIRGMKLLRLTKAQAEGFYAVHRDKPFFESLTTFMSSGPCVVLLLEGESAIARWRDVMGATDPARAAEGTIRKQFGTTIERNAVHGSDAPETAAFETAYFFNALETIG from the coding sequence ATGATTGAACGGACACTGGCCATCATCAAGCCGGATGCCGTGGCCGCCGGTCATATCGGCGACATCATCCGGCGAATCGAACGGGAGAAATTTCGCATTCGCGGGATGAAGCTCCTGCGCCTGACCAAGGCCCAGGCGGAAGGATTCTACGCCGTCCATCGGGATAAGCCGTTCTTTGAGAGTCTCACGACGTTCATGTCGAGCGGACCGTGCGTCGTCCTTCTGCTCGAAGGAGAATCGGCCATCGCCCGCTGGCGCGACGTGATGGGCGCAACGGACCCGGCTCGCGCCGCCGAGGGGACGATTCGCAAACAATTCGGCACGACAATTGAACGTAATGCCGTGCATGGCTCCGATGCCCCGGAGACGGCTGCCTTTGAGACAGCGTACTTTTTCAACGCCCTGGAAACCATAGGATAA
- a CDS encoding D-glycerate dehydrogenase, with protein sequence MSGEKRFRIFATCDIGQEALDRLRARGYDVEVYPSPDPPPKELIIEKVKSGIDALITTLRDRIDREVFAAGQGTLKVVAQDAVGFDNIDRAAANEFKIPFTHTPDVLNEATAEFAFFILGCLSRKLWSSEQLVRENRWGAWHPYLPFLGDEVTGKTVSVIGTGRIGKAFIKKCVGMDMNILCYDPVFQDHAFIAHVQRELDLRYEVGFSEERRTIAYVSFDDALRGGDYVSLHVPLLRPGESDTPTYHLMNEDSFRKMKPTAYLINTSRGPVVDENALYWALKNRVIAGAALDVYEKEPLPPDSPLRDPELADRLRLYHHFASGGKITRLSPDPNKGMAGRTVQAVIDVLEGNYGGDLTKMPFVVNKEAFRS encoded by the coding sequence ATGAGCGGGGAAAAACGGTTTCGCATCTTTGCTACCTGTGATATTGGTCAGGAGGCGCTCGACCGATTGCGCGCCCGGGGATATGACGTGGAAGTCTATCCCTCTCCTGATCCGCCGCCCAAAGAGCTTATCATCGAGAAAGTGAAATCCGGCATTGATGCTCTCATCACCACGCTGCGCGACCGTATTGACCGCGAGGTGTTCGCCGCCGGCCAGGGCACGCTCAAAGTGGTCGCACAGGATGCCGTGGGTTTCGATAACATTGATCGGGCCGCCGCCAATGAGTTCAAGATCCCCTTCACCCATACGCCTGACGTCCTCAATGAAGCGACGGCGGAGTTCGCCTTCTTCATCCTTGGCTGCCTGTCCCGCAAGCTCTGGTCGAGCGAACAACTGGTTCGGGAGAACCGCTGGGGAGCCTGGCACCCCTACCTCCCTTTCCTCGGCGATGAAGTGACGGGCAAAACCGTCTCGGTCATCGGGACCGGACGCATCGGTAAAGCCTTCATCAAAAAGTGCGTGGGCATGGACATGAATATCCTCTGTTACGATCCGGTCTTTCAGGATCACGCCTTCATCGCCCATGTTCAGCGCGAACTCGATCTTCGCTACGAGGTGGGATTCAGCGAGGAGCGACGGACCATCGCCTACGTGAGCTTCGACGACGCCCTCCGCGGCGGCGATTACGTGAGCCTGCACGTTCCCCTGCTGCGCCCGGGAGAGAGCGATACGCCCACCTACCACCTCATGAACGAGGACTCCTTCAGGAAGATGAAGCCGACGGCTTATCTCATCAACACCTCGCGCGGTCCCGTTGTTGATGAGAACGCTCTGTACTGGGCCTTGAAGAATCGCGTGATCGCCGGAGCGGCTCTCGACGTCTATGAGAAGGAACCGTTACCGCCTGATTCGCCGCTGCGAGATCCGGAACTGGCCGATCGCCTGCGCCTCTATCACCATTTTGCCAGCGGAGGAAAAATCACCCGCCTGTCTCCCGATCCCAACAAAGGCATGGCTGGGCGAACCGTCCAGGCCGTCATTGATGTCCTCGAAGGGAACTACGGCGGCGATCTGACGAAAATGCCCTTCGTGGTCAACAAGGAGGCCTTCCGGTCTTAG
- a CDS encoding DUF2905 domain-containing protein yields the protein MPTEGWASVGKFFLLLGGLFIALGALILVLERFPQLPIGRLPGDIRIERGNFHLYIPLGTSLLVSVLLTLLWSLISHLRR from the coding sequence ATGCCAACCGAAGGATGGGCCAGCGTGGGAAAATTCTTCCTCCTGCTGGGAGGGCTATTTATCGCCCTGGGGGCTCTCATCCTCGTGCTGGAGCGCTTCCCTCAGCTCCCCATCGGACGCCTGCCCGGCGACATTCGCATCGAGCGAGGGAACTTTCACCTCTACATCCCGCTGGGGACCTCGCTCCTTGTGAGCGTGTTGCTGACGCTTCTCTGGTCGCTCATCTCGCATCTTCGTCGGTGA